In Lonchura striata isolate bLonStr1 chromosome 3, bLonStr1.mat, whole genome shotgun sequence, the sequence CCAGAAGGCAGCTATGCGATCTGCAATTAATATCCTCTTAGCAAGCCTGGCTTTTGCAGActtgctgctggcagtgctgaaCATGCCATTTGCTCTGATAACAATCATTACCACtcagtggatttttggggatataTTTTGCAGAGTTTCTGCCATGTTCTTCTGGCTTTTTGTTGTAGAGGGGGTAGCCATTCTTCTTATTATTAGTATTGACCGATTTCTTATCATAGTTCAGAGGCAAGATAAACTGAACCCCTACCGTGCAAAGATTCTTATTGTGATTTCCTGGGCAGCATCCTTTGTTGTTGCTTTTCCGTTATCAGTAGGGAATCCTAATCTGCAGATACCCTCGAGAGCACCTCAGTGTGTTTTTGGGTACTCTACAAGCCCAGGTTACCGAGCCTACGTGATAGTTATCTTGctaattgctttttttattcCATTCCTGGTAATGCTGTATTCTTTTATGGGCATACTCAACACTGTCCGCCACAATGCAGTTCGTATCCATAGTCACCCTGATAGCATATGTCTCAGCCAAGCCAGCAAACTTGGTCTCATGAGCTTACAGAGACCTTTTCAGATGAATATTGATATGAGCTTTAAAACTCGTGCCTTCACAACCATCCTGATTTTGTTCCTTGTCTTCATAGTCTGTTGGGCACCATTCACCACTTACAGCCTTATTGCCACGTTCAACAGCCACTTCTACTACAAGCACAACTTTTTTGAGATAAGCACTTGGCTCCTTTGGCTCTGCTACCTCAAGTCTGCACTGAATCCACTGATTTACTACTGGAGGATTAAGAAGTTTCATGATGCATGCTTAGACTTGATGCCCAGATTCTTCAAGTTCTTgccacagctccctggccatACAAGGCGGCGCATCCGGCCCAGTGCCATCTACGTGTGTGGGGAGCATCGGTCGGTAGTTTGAAACTGCAGTTGTTTGACAATGATTGTTGTTTGCTGGGGTAATTTGTTTTTAGGCTTTAGgttgaattttgttttgtttcatatgGCTTTTTCAGTGTGGCCATACCTTATAACTTGATTAAATTTTCAGTACTTTGTGCAATTTTGGGAAGATGGAGGGAGGGAACGTGATTGGCTGTA encodes:
- the GPR63 gene encoding putative G-protein coupled receptor 63; this encodes MVFSPMLTLAHSGTSNATFIVYENAYTNFTTPQFLLHSGTTQPSRYNSSAVLTTERSTSLVNTTAILPSQEVFRSLSLPLQIILSAAMIFILLVSFLGNFVVCLMVYQKAAMRSAINILLASLAFADLLLAVLNMPFALITIITTQWIFGDIFCRVSAMFFWLFVVEGVAILLIISIDRFLIIVQRQDKLNPYRAKILIVISWAASFVVAFPLSVGNPNLQIPSRAPQCVFGYSTSPGYRAYVIVILLIAFFIPFLVMLYSFMGILNTVRHNAVRIHSHPDSICLSQASKLGLMSLQRPFQMNIDMSFKTRAFTTILILFLVFIVCWAPFTTYSLIATFNSHFYYKHNFFEISTWLLWLCYLKSALNPLIYYWRIKKFHDACLDLMPRFFKFLPQLPGHTRRRIRPSAIYVCGEHRSVV